In the Kitasatospora terrestris genome, one interval contains:
- a CDS encoding discoidin domain-containing protein gives MGVTRRVFLQAATAAGVAGVVGLGEAAAAASAAAASAPGDVVGKVTVGYQGWFACPGDGAPINGWWHWARNWGQAPSPSNSSIVAWPDVREYPATYRTAFPALGNGQPAALFSSYDQATVDLHFRWMKQYGIDTAALQRFNPTGGEGPTRDAMAGKVRSAAESQGVKFYVMYDVSDWLTMQSDIKTDWTTKMRAHTASPAYARQNGRPVVCIWGFGFNDNQRPFTPAACLDVVNWFKAQGCYVIGGVPTWWRTGDRDSRPGFADVYHAFDMLSPWMVGRIGNAGDADNFYNVATVPDLAECTARGIDYQPCVLPGGVGDRQRAHGDFMWRQFWNMARAGVPSVYVSMFDEYNEGNQIAKTAESQAWIPAGSGLLGLDEDGTACSSDYYLRLTGDGGRMLKGQAPVTPVRPTVPMPGGTTPPPVPVDLALRRPTSESGHTQAYGSGNAVDGDPNSYWESVNNAFPQWLQTDLGSVYAVRRIVLSVPLPAAWGARTQTVEVQGSTDGTAFTRLLAPAGYRFDPASGNSATIALPAAPGVRYLRLVFTANTGWPAGQVAELQVWEN, from the coding sequence ATGGGTGTGACACGGCGGGTGTTCCTGCAGGCGGCCACGGCGGCGGGAGTGGCCGGGGTGGTGGGCCTCGGCGAGGCGGCCGCGGCCGCGTCCGCGGCGGCGGCGAGCGCGCCGGGCGACGTGGTGGGCAAGGTGACGGTCGGGTACCAGGGCTGGTTCGCCTGCCCCGGCGACGGCGCGCCGATCAACGGCTGGTGGCACTGGGCGCGCAACTGGGGCCAGGCCCCGTCGCCGTCCAACAGCTCGATCGTCGCCTGGCCGGACGTGCGCGAGTACCCGGCGACGTACCGCACCGCCTTCCCCGCGCTCGGCAACGGGCAGCCGGCCGCGCTGTTCTCCTCCTACGACCAGGCCACCGTCGACCTGCACTTCCGCTGGATGAAGCAGTACGGCATCGACACCGCCGCGCTGCAGCGCTTCAACCCGACCGGCGGCGAGGGCCCGACCCGCGACGCGATGGCCGGCAAGGTGCGCAGCGCCGCCGAGTCGCAGGGCGTCAAGTTCTACGTCATGTACGACGTCTCCGACTGGCTCACCATGCAGTCGGACATCAAGACCGACTGGACCACGAAGATGCGGGCGCACACCGCCTCGCCCGCCTACGCCCGGCAGAACGGCAGGCCGGTGGTGTGCATCTGGGGCTTCGGCTTCAACGACAACCAGCGCCCGTTCACCCCGGCGGCCTGCCTGGACGTGGTCAACTGGTTCAAGGCGCAGGGCTGTTACGTGATCGGCGGGGTGCCCACCTGGTGGCGCACCGGCGACCGGGACTCCCGGCCCGGCTTCGCCGACGTCTACCACGCCTTCGACATGCTCTCGCCCTGGATGGTCGGCCGGATCGGCAACGCCGGGGACGCCGACAACTTCTACAACGTCGCCACCGTGCCCGACCTCGCCGAGTGCACCGCGCGCGGCATCGACTACCAGCCGTGCGTGCTGCCCGGCGGCGTCGGCGACCGGCAGCGCGCGCACGGCGACTTCATGTGGCGGCAGTTCTGGAACATGGCGCGGGCCGGCGTGCCCAGCGTCTACGTCTCGATGTTCGACGAGTACAACGAGGGCAACCAGATCGCCAAGACCGCCGAGTCCCAGGCCTGGATCCCCGCCGGGTCCGGCCTGCTCGGCCTCGACGAGGACGGCACCGCGTGCTCGTCCGACTACTACCTGCGCCTGACCGGCGACGGCGGCCGGATGCTCAAGGGCCAGGCCCCGGTCACCCCCGTCCGCCCCACCGTGCCGATGCCCGGCGGCACCACCCCGCCGCCCGTCCCGGTCGACCTCGCGCTGCGCCGGCCGACCTCGGAGAGCGGCCACACCCAGGCCTACGGGTCCGGCAACGCGGTCGACGGCGACCCCAACAGCTACTGGGAGAGCGTCAACAACGCCTTCCCGCAGTGGCTGCAGACCGACCTCGGGTCGGTGTACGCGGTGCGCAGGATCGTGCTCTCGGTGCCGCTGCCGGCCGCCTGGGGCGCCCGCACCCAGACCGTGGAGGTCCAGGGCAGCACCGACGGCACCGCCTTCACCCGGCTGCTCGCGCCCGCCGGGTACCGCTTCGACCCGGCGAGCGGCAACAGCGCGACGATCGCTCTGCCCGCGGCGCCGGGCGTCCGGTACCTGCGCCTGGTGTTCACCGCGAACACCGGCTGGCCGGCCGGGCAGGTCGCGGAGCTCCAGGTGTGGGAGAACTGA
- a CDS encoding GNAT family N-acetyltransferase, with the protein MSHVANLMLSVDTADRPTAEALSRWLQTDAPRRGLGPGATGYVGALGGTTDRDTRWGGSKYPECDVYAGALDHADLPGVLAHVERLPWRRPEFVQLFLKDQEEEYFRVWMFHGPALRQLAPERLEDETWPDGGPSDVDTRFALAADAEVLGDMVVEAVNWAPGRGASRADVLADPRNARYVTGWPRRGDLGLVAETTWGRADTEPFPVGAAWLRRFTADEPGYGFVAPDVPELSIAVVAPERGRGLGGVLLGRLLRLAAESGVERVSLSVERDNPARRLYERHGFRLHADPGGEASVTMVADLRTRPAAALPDHPAHTRPVDARPVHGSPHHVELWVPDLDRAAAGFGWLLETLGWTPFQRWDAGRSWRLGTTYLVVEQSPALTATRHDRCRPGLNHLALHVRDRPALDALVAEAPRHGWTLLFPDRHPHAGGPDTYAAYLEDPDGFEVELVADDPE; encoded by the coding sequence GTGAGCCACGTCGCCAACCTGATGCTGTCCGTCGACACCGCCGACCGTCCCACCGCCGAAGCGCTCAGCAGGTGGCTGCAGACCGACGCCCCCAGGCGCGGCCTCGGGCCGGGCGCCACCGGGTACGTCGGCGCGCTCGGCGGGACCACCGACCGCGACACCCGCTGGGGCGGCAGCAAGTACCCCGAGTGCGACGTGTACGCCGGTGCCCTCGACCACGCCGACCTGCCCGGTGTCCTCGCGCACGTCGAGCGGCTGCCCTGGCGGCGCCCCGAGTTCGTGCAGCTCTTCCTGAAGGACCAGGAGGAGGAGTACTTCCGGGTGTGGATGTTCCACGGCCCGGCGCTGCGCCAACTCGCCCCCGAGCGGCTGGAGGACGAGACCTGGCCGGACGGCGGCCCCTCCGACGTCGACACCCGCTTCGCGCTCGCCGCCGACGCCGAGGTCCTCGGCGACATGGTCGTCGAGGCGGTCAACTGGGCACCCGGCCGAGGCGCCTCCCGCGCGGACGTGCTCGCCGACCCGCGCAACGCCCGCTACGTCACCGGCTGGCCGCGCCGCGGCGACCTCGGCCTGGTCGCCGAGACCACCTGGGGACGCGCGGACACCGAGCCGTTCCCGGTCGGCGCCGCCTGGCTGCGCCGCTTCACCGCGGACGAGCCCGGCTACGGCTTCGTCGCCCCGGACGTCCCGGAGCTGAGCATCGCCGTCGTCGCGCCGGAACGCGGCAGGGGCCTCGGCGGCGTCCTGCTCGGCCGGCTCCTGCGCCTGGCCGCGGAGTCCGGCGTCGAACGGGTCTCGCTGAGCGTCGAACGCGACAACCCGGCCCGGCGGCTCTACGAGCGCCACGGCTTCCGGCTGCACGCGGACCCCGGGGGCGAGGCGTCCGTCACCATGGTCGCCGACCTCCGTACCCGCCCCGCGGCGGCGCTCCCGGACCACCCGGCCCACACCCGCCCCGTCGACGCCCGCCCGGTCCACGGCTCGCCGCACCACGTCGAGCTCTGGGTCCCCGACCTCGACCGGGCCGCGGCCGGCTTCGGCTGGCTCCTGGAGACCCTCGGCTGGACCCCGTTCCAGCGCTGGGACGCGGGCCGCAGCTGGCGCCTCGGCACCACCTACCTGGTCGTCGAGCAGTCCCCCGCCCTCACCGCGACCCGCCACGACCGCTGCCGCCCAGGGCTCAACCACCTCGCCCTGCACGTCCGGGACCGCCCCGCCCTCGACGCCCTGGTCGCCGAGGCGCCCCGGCACGGCTGGACCCTGCTCTTCCCCGACCGCCACCCGCACGCCGGCGGCCCGGACACCTACGCCGCCTACCTGGAGGACCCGGACGGCTTCGAGGTGGAGCTCGTCGCGGACGACCCCGAATGA
- a CDS encoding putative quinol monooxygenase: MSQPIRLQILITTLPGRGQKQVDAFERLAPVVRAEDGCLQYDLHRVVGDPDRFVLVELWASREALAAHDVTPHMVAADAAGPAFRAGPAQVLELEVEPVA, encoded by the coding sequence ATGTCTCAGCCGATACGACTTCAGATTCTTATTACTACTCTGCCGGGCCGCGGCCAAAAGCAGGTGGACGCGTTCGAGCGGCTCGCGCCGGTCGTGCGGGCCGAGGACGGGTGCCTGCAGTACGACCTGCACCGGGTGGTGGGCGACCCGGACCGGTTCGTGCTCGTGGAGCTCTGGGCGTCGCGGGAGGCGCTGGCCGCGCACGACGTCACGCCGCACATGGTGGCGGCGGACGCGGCCGGCCCGGCGTTCCGCGCGGGCCCGGCGCAGGTGCTGGAACTCGAGGTCGAGCCGGTGGCCTGA
- a CDS encoding SCO4402 family protein, whose amino-acid sequence MIDHGVSLPRYRLHVVPAVVALASPAWQREVWLDPAEFDGLDHIVHVLFDDFCDARAPLPWLGQCLRTEQEVELMARLGAAFTAAQEAVGADAPDEAYLDSPLWPTVVAAAARLAQVLVANDHAALSGLHDAGHSWPSGRTAASGA is encoded by the coding sequence GTGATCGATCATGGTGTCTCCCTGCCGCGCTACCGCCTGCACGTGGTGCCCGCCGTGGTGGCGCTGGCCAGCCCGGCGTGGCAGCGGGAGGTGTGGCTCGATCCGGCGGAGTTCGACGGCCTCGACCACATCGTGCACGTGCTCTTCGACGACTTCTGCGATGCGCGCGCGCCGCTGCCGTGGCTGGGGCAGTGCCTGCGCACCGAGCAGGAGGTCGAGCTGATGGCGCGGCTCGGCGCCGCGTTCACCGCCGCCCAAGAGGCGGTCGGCGCCGACGCCCCCGACGAGGCCTACCTGGACTCGCCGCTGTGGCCGACCGTGGTGGCCGCCGCGGCCCGGCTGGCCCAGGTGCTGGTGGCCAACGACCACGCGGCGCTGAGCGGCCTGCACGACGCGGGCCACAGCTGGCCCTCGGGGCGCACCGCGGCCTCCGGTGCCTGA